One window of Chryseobacterium sp. JJR-5R genomic DNA carries:
- the hemL gene encoding glutamate-1-semialdehyde 2,1-aminomutase gives MKYQRSSALFDEAYQYIPGGVNSPVRAFKSVGGVPIFMKSAKGAYLTDADDNTYIDYINSWGPAILGHTHPEVLEELKIQAEKGFSFGAPTELETEIAKFIVENVPNIDQIRMVSSGTEACMSAIRLARGFTGRDKIIKFEGCYHGHSDSFLIKAGSGAATFGNPNSPGVTQGTAKDTLLAKYNDFEQVEDLFRHNQGEIAAVIIEPVAGNMGCVLPENEFLQKLRKICDENGALLVFDEVMTGFRLAFGGAQELYNVKADLVTYGKVIGGGLPVGAFAGRNEIMDYLAPKGAVYQAGTLSGNPLAMRAGLKTLQLIKNDPEFFSRLAKTTETLDFEIGKLLNEKGIAHKINRKGSMMSVFFHINRVSNFDEAQEANHALFNNFFHQLLQNGIYLPPSGYETYFISDAIKDREIDMTLEAVRKFEYA, from the coding sequence ATGAAATACCAAAGAAGTTCAGCTTTATTTGATGAAGCTTACCAATACATTCCTGGAGGGGTTAACTCTCCCGTCCGTGCCTTCAAATCCGTAGGAGGAGTACCGATTTTTATGAAATCTGCAAAAGGAGCCTATCTTACCGATGCCGATGATAATACGTATATCGATTACATCAATTCCTGGGGTCCGGCTATTTTAGGCCATACCCATCCTGAAGTGTTGGAGGAACTGAAAATTCAGGCAGAAAAAGGGTTTTCCTTTGGGGCACCAACTGAACTGGAAACGGAGATTGCCAAATTCATTGTTGAAAATGTTCCTAATATCGATCAGATCAGAATGGTTTCTTCAGGTACGGAAGCCTGCATGAGTGCCATCAGGCTGGCCAGAGGATTTACGGGAAGAGATAAAATTATAAAATTTGAAGGCTGCTATCACGGACATTCGGACTCATTTCTGATTAAAGCGGGAAGCGGTGCCGCAACCTTCGGGAATCCGAACTCTCCGGGTGTGACCCAGGGAACGGCAAAAGATACTTTACTGGCGAAATACAATGATTTTGAGCAGGTTGAAGACCTGTTCAGGCATAACCAGGGCGAAATTGCTGCAGTTATTATCGAGCCTGTCGCCGGAAATATGGGCTGCGTGCTCCCCGAAAATGAATTCCTTCAGAAACTGAGAAAGATCTGTGATGAAAACGGGGCTTTACTGGTATTCGATGAGGTAATGACCGGTTTTAGGCTGGCTTTCGGCGGTGCCCAGGAACTTTACAACGTGAAAGCAGATCTGGTGACCTACGGAAAAGTAATCGGAGGCGGGCTTCCGGTAGGCGCTTTTGCAGGAAGAAACGAAATTATGGATTATCTGGCTCCGAAAGGCGCGGTTTATCAGGCCGGAACATTAAGCGGAAACCCTCTGGCGATGAGGGCAGGCTTAAAAACACTGCAGCTTATTAAAAATGATCCTGAATTCTTCAGCAGGCTTGCAAAAACCACAGAAACTCTGGATTTTGAAATCGGGAAACTCCTCAATGAAAAAGGCATTGCCCATAAGATCAACAGAAAAGGTTCTATGATGTCAGTCTTCTTCCACATCAACCGGGTTTCCAACTTTGATGAAGCCCAGGAAGCCAACCATGCCTTATTCAATAACTTTTTCCACCAGTTGCTGCAAAACGGAATTTATCTTCCGCCAAGCGGCTACGAAACCTATTTCATCAGTGATGCGATTAAAGACAGAGAAATTGATATGACGCTGGAAGCAGTAAGAAAGTTTGAATATGCTTAA